The following coding sequences are from one Lolium rigidum isolate FL_2022 chromosome 6, APGP_CSIRO_Lrig_0.1, whole genome shotgun sequence window:
- the LOC124663291 gene encoding anthocyanin 3'-O-beta-glucosyltransferase-like: MAAKDEQQSPLHILFFPFLAHGHLIPIADMAALFASRGVRCTILTTPVNAAIIRSAVDRANDASLGTDCPAIDISVVPFPDVGLPPGVENGTALTSPGDRLKFFQAAEQLREPFDRFLADHHPDAVVSDSFFHWSADSAAEHGVPRLGFLGSSLFAGSCTDSMLRNNPLETAPDDPDALVSLPGLPHRVQLRRSQMIDPVKRPDLWELHRRVNAADQKSFGEILNSFHELEPDYVEHYQTTLGRRAWLVGPVALANMDMAGRGASALSPDADSCMQWLDTKQPGSVVYVSFGSMVSFSLAELRELARGLDLSGKNFVWVVGRACPDSSEWMPEGFADLIARGDRGFIVRGWAPQMLILNHPTLGGFVTHCGWNSTLESVSAGVPMVTWPRFADQFNNEKLIVEVLKVGVSIGAKDFGSGIETHEVISGEVIAESIQRLMGNGEESNAIQKKAKDLSVEARRAVENGGSSYNDVGRLMDELMARRSRVKIGEDKPANYGI, from the coding sequence ATGGCTGCCAAAGATGAGCAGCAGTCACCGCTGCACATCCTCTTCTTCCCGTTCCTAGCCCACGGCCACCTCATTCCGATCGCCGACATGGCCGCGCTCTTCGCTTCGCGCGGCGTCAGGTGCACCATCCTCACCACGCCCGtcaacgccgccatcatccgctcgGCCGTCGATCGTGCCAACGACGCTTCCCTTGGCACCGACTGCCCAGCGATCGATATCTCCGTGGTGCCTTTCCCTGACGTCGGGTTACCGCCGGGTGTCGAGAACGGCACGGCCCTTACATCCCCCGGCGACCGCCTCAAGTTCTTTCAAGCGGCGGAGCAGCTCCGGGAGCCCTTCGATCGGTTCTTGGCCGACCACCACCCCGACGCGGTGGTGTCGGACAGTTTCTTCCACTGGTCCGCGGACTCTGCCGCGGAGCACGGCGTCCCGCGCCTGGGATTCCTCGGCAGCAGCTTGTTCGCGGGATCCTGCACCGACAGCATGCTGCGCAACAACCCGCTGGAGACTGCCCCCGACGACCCCGACGCCCTGGTTTCCCTGCCGGGGCTGCCGCACCGCGTCCAGCTGAGGCGGAGCCAAATGATTGACCCCGTGAAGCGGCCGGACCTCTGGGAATTGCACCGGCGCGTTAACGCGGCGGACCAGAAGAGCTTCGGCGAGATTCTCAATAGCTTCCACGAGCTGGAGCCAGACTACGTCGAGCATTACCAGACGACGCTCGGTCGCCGCGCGTGGCTCGTCGGCCCGGTCGCGCTCGCCAACATGGACATGGCTGGAAGAGGCGCCAGCGCGCTCTCGCCGGACGCGGACAGCTGCATGCAGTGGCTGGACACCAAGCAGCCTGGCTCGGTGGTGTACGTCTCCTTCGGCTCGATGGTCAGTTTCTCACTGGCGGAGCTCCGCGAGCTCGCTCGCGGCCTCGACCTCTCAGGCAAGAATTTCGTGTGGGTGGTCGGCCGCGCATGCCCGGACTCTTCAGAGTGGATGCCGGAAGGTTTCGCCGACCTGATTGCACGCGGCGACCGTGGCTTCATCGTCCGAGGCTGGGCGCCGCAGATGCTGATCCTGAACCATCCGACCCTCGGCGGGTTCGTCACGCACTGCGGCTGGAACTCGACCCTCGAGTCCGTGAGCGCGGGTGTCCCGATGGTCACCTGGCCACGGTTCGCGGATCAGTTCAACAACGAGAAGCTCATCGTGGAGGTGCTCAAGGTGGGTGTCAGCATCGGCGCTAAGGACTTCGGATCAGGTATTGAGACACACGAGGTGATAAGCGGTGAGGTCATCGCTGAATCGATCCAGAGATTGATGGGCAATGGCGAGGAAAGCAACGCGATACAAAAGAAGGCTAAAGATCTCAGTGTGGAGGCGAGGCGTGCGGTAGAAAACGGCGGATCTTCCTACAATGATGTTGGAAGGCTGATGGACGAGTTGATGGCCCGACGGAGCCGTgtcaag